In Frondihabitans sp. PAMC 28766, a genomic segment contains:
- a CDS encoding class I SAM-dependent methyltransferase, translating to MDSTTKRMEDQMTRSSDGSAGDANYGTIGMSYADYRRPEPAFLEAIVRTLGDATTLVNVGAGAGSYEPTHLAVTAVEPSATMRQQRPAGSAPAIDATAEHLPFADDAFDAALASNTVHQWPDLDAGLREVRRVTRGPVVILTSDPAELHRSWLADYAPEVIATEASRYPSLDALAAGLGGEVEVITLPIPLLCTDGFSEAYYGRPEALLDPGARRANSAWSFVGPEVADRFEQALRADLDSGAWDAAHGHLRSQPQFGGSLRLVVGRP from the coding sequence ATGGATTCGACGACGAAGAGGATGGAAGACCAGATGACTCGAAGCTCGGACGGAAGCGCCGGCGACGCGAACTACGGCACCATCGGCATGAGCTACGCCGACTACCGGCGACCCGAACCGGCTTTTCTCGAGGCGATCGTGCGAACGCTCGGCGACGCGACGACCCTGGTGAACGTCGGGGCGGGGGCCGGGTCGTACGAGCCGACGCACCTCGCCGTGACGGCCGTCGAGCCGAGCGCCACGATGCGACAGCAGCGGCCCGCAGGGTCGGCGCCGGCGATCGACGCGACCGCCGAGCACCTGCCGTTCGCCGACGACGCCTTCGACGCCGCCCTGGCCTCGAACACCGTGCACCAGTGGCCCGATCTCGACGCGGGCCTCCGCGAAGTGCGCCGGGTGACCCGTGGCCCCGTCGTGATCCTGACGTCCGACCCGGCCGAGCTGCACCGGTCGTGGCTGGCCGACTACGCCCCCGAGGTCATCGCCACCGAGGCGTCGCGCTACCCGAGCCTCGACGCCCTCGCCGCAGGTCTCGGAGGCGAGGTCGAGGTCATCACGCTTCCCATCCCGCTGCTGTGCACCGACGGCTTCTCGGAGGCCTACTACGGGCGCCCGGAGGCTCTGCTCGACCCAGGGGCCCGGCGGGCGAACTCCGCCTGGAGCTTCGTGGGGCCCGAGGTCGCCGATCGGTTCGAGCAGGCCCTTCGCGCCGACCTGGACTCGGGCGCGTGGGATGCGGCACACGGGCACCTTCGCTCTCAGCCGCAGTTCGGCGGGTCACTGCGCCTGGTGGTCGGGCGGCCCTGA
- a CDS encoding sugar phosphate isomerase/epimerase encodes MAPKISMNVTTTFHGNVVTDIQYAKAAGFGGIELQSPKLYRYLDAGYAVESLPPLLEGLEVTGLGAILDLERQGAAREGYLAEVRRMCEIAVVVGSPIVQMCTGPVDWEIVKDFKAGRLADDDQRYRATLGLDEAEAIRVTAANVRDAADIAGEFGLSLYLEPLAWARLNRCRQALAIIEEAGRDNVGITLDTWHFWTTGDTLDEVRALPVELIKAVHISDGFDLDRENDTPQQDVHRDVVIGGGAIPLQQWVDAIKSTGYDGWWCSEMFSSRANEQDPQAVASAMFTLMSTLVG; translated from the coding sequence ATGGCCCCGAAAATCTCCATGAACGTCACCACGACGTTCCACGGCAACGTCGTCACCGACATCCAGTACGCGAAGGCCGCCGGTTTCGGTGGCATCGAGCTGCAGAGCCCCAAGCTCTACCGCTACCTCGACGCCGGCTACGCGGTCGAGAGCCTGCCGCCGCTGCTCGAGGGCCTGGAGGTCACCGGTCTCGGCGCGATCCTGGATCTCGAGCGCCAGGGTGCCGCGCGCGAGGGCTATCTCGCAGAAGTGCGCCGCATGTGCGAGATCGCCGTGGTGGTCGGGTCGCCGATCGTGCAGATGTGCACCGGCCCCGTCGACTGGGAGATCGTCAAAGACTTCAAGGCCGGCCGTCTGGCCGACGACGACCAGCGGTACCGTGCCACTCTCGGGCTGGACGAGGCCGAGGCGATCCGCGTGACCGCCGCGAATGTGCGAGACGCGGCCGACATCGCCGGTGAGTTCGGCCTCTCGCTGTACCTCGAGCCGCTCGCCTGGGCACGCCTCAACCGCTGCCGCCAGGCCCTCGCGATCATCGAGGAGGCTGGTCGCGACAACGTCGGCATCACCCTCGACACCTGGCACTTCTGGACGACCGGCGACACCCTCGACGAGGTGCGCGCCCTGCCCGTCGAGCTGATCAAGGCCGTGCACATCTCGGACGGCTTCGACCTCGACCGCGAGAACGACACCCCTCAGCAGGACGTCCACCGCGACGTCGTCATCGGCGGCGGCGCGATCCCGCTGCAGCAGTGGGTCGACGCCATCAAGTCGACCGGCTACGACGGCTGGTGGTGCTCGGAGATGTTCTCGTCGAGGGCCAACGAGCAGGACCCCCAGGCGGTCGCCTCGGCCATGTTCACCCTGATGTCGACGCTGGTCGGCTGA
- a CDS encoding ATPase produces the protein MTSGECLQPGCRGSAESGAPVQLCGHHLALAADWAQDATGRVDILPSPCAACGSRLGVTYPSGRLCAVCEWRYGDSPDGELPPPRVDVVYYIRFDDRIKIGTTANPRQRLGRLWHDEVLAFERGDRLVEHARHVQFAELRQGRSEWFTAAPALLQHVAAVGAGHPDPWALHARWRSEALALRV, from the coding sequence ATGACCTCGGGTGAGTGCCTCCAGCCGGGCTGCAGGGGCAGTGCCGAGAGCGGCGCGCCGGTGCAGCTCTGCGGGCACCACCTCGCACTCGCCGCCGACTGGGCGCAGGATGCCACGGGTCGCGTCGACATCCTGCCGTCACCGTGCGCCGCGTGCGGCTCGCGCCTCGGGGTGACCTACCCGTCGGGCCGCCTCTGCGCGGTGTGCGAGTGGCGCTACGGCGACTCCCCCGACGGCGAGCTGCCGCCGCCCCGGGTCGACGTCGTCTACTACATCCGCTTCGACGACCGCATCAAGATCGGCACGACGGCGAACCCGCGGCAGCGGCTCGGGCGGCTCTGGCACGACGAGGTGCTCGCGTTCGAGCGCGGCGACCGGCTCGTCGAGCACGCCCGGCACGTGCAGTTCGCTGAGCTGCGGCAGGGGCGCAGCGAATGGTTCACTGCGGCGCCCGCGCTGTTGCAGCACGTGGCCGCCGTCGGGGCCGGCCACCCCGACCCGTGGGCGCTGCACGCCCGGTGGCGCAGCGAGGCGCTCGCGCTGCGCGTCTAA
- a CDS encoding zinc-ribbon domain-containing protein — translation MPEPIAAWWARRQQSRGEAVPYAVGTYREAWSFYPALVRQYHPEFNGGIVLSQIPPAADVYLCWQCEVGHVFVATPDEQRSRPGRERRRSSWCPECTEQARPRPRTPVVPMRPGRIAETGTDWVTTAASMRSTRPLRPDRPRPVRTPAAAAVCAKTPQLPEGTPFASTCAPPPASAVEDELRAGLLSRLEFTGGLNAVRLARPFFDHLEAWPDVILPELRVAIEYDSTGRHGLEHVGPREEADRRKDRALRSAGWEVVRVRTGRLPPLGPHDIVASGLSRATYTRLLDALRDIRGALFVDAYLRA, via the coding sequence GTGCCCGAGCCGATCGCCGCCTGGTGGGCGCGACGCCAGCAGTCGCGCGGCGAAGCCGTGCCCTACGCCGTCGGCACCTACCGCGAGGCGTGGTCGTTCTACCCCGCGCTCGTGCGGCAGTACCACCCCGAGTTCAACGGCGGCATCGTGCTCAGCCAGATCCCGCCCGCGGCCGACGTGTACCTCTGCTGGCAGTGCGAGGTCGGCCACGTCTTCGTCGCCACGCCCGACGAGCAGCGGTCGAGGCCCGGTCGCGAGCGGCGCCGTTCATCCTGGTGCCCCGAGTGCACAGAGCAGGCGCGACCACGGCCACGCACCCCCGTCGTGCCGATGCGGCCGGGCAGGATCGCCGAGACCGGCACCGACTGGGTCACGACCGCCGCCTCGATGCGTTCGACGCGCCCCCTCCGCCCCGATCGCCCGCGCCCTGTACGGACGCCGGCCGCGGCGGCGGTCTGCGCGAAGACGCCGCAACTGCCGGAGGGCACACCGTTCGCGAGCACGTGCGCACCACCACCCGCGTCGGCCGTCGAGGACGAGTTGCGTGCTGGGCTGCTCTCGCGGCTGGAATTCACCGGCGGACTGAACGCCGTGCGCCTCGCGAGACCGTTCTTCGACCACCTCGAGGCCTGGCCCGATGTGATCCTGCCCGAGCTGCGCGTCGCGATCGAGTACGACTCGACGGGGCGGCACGGCCTCGAGCACGTCGGCCCGCGCGAAGAAGCGGATCGGCGCAAGGATCGCGCGCTCCGCTCGGCAGGGTGGGAGGTCGTCAGGGTCCGCACCGGTCGCCTTCCCCCTCTCGGCCCGCACGACATCGTCGCGTCGGGTCTGTCGCGTGCGACGTACACGCGCCTGCTCGACGCCCTGCGGGACATCCGTGGCGCGCTCTTCGTCGACGCCTACCTCCGCGCCTGA
- a CDS encoding SDR family NAD(P)-dependent oxidoreductase produces the protein MDLQLIDRVVLVVGGAGYIGSVVSDRLREEGATVISASRSGSGGATLDASDPASVESAIKSILDEHGRIDGLVVTAAPSARTLDPVLANDPEQVLNAIDGKAIGFLRVANAVLPGMRGRGFGRVVVISGQNAFITGNTTALARNATTNVIAKSLADEHAGNGVAVNVVNPGVVTDEPGTDVGLGRGGESSPTQIADLVAFLISPLSALSGESIAIAHRMKGVASL, from the coding sequence ATGGATCTTCAGCTCATCGACCGTGTCGTGCTCGTCGTCGGAGGGGCCGGCTACATCGGCTCCGTGGTCTCCGACCGTCTGCGAGAGGAGGGGGCGACCGTCATCTCCGCGTCGCGCAGCGGAAGCGGGGGTGCGACGCTCGACGCGTCGGATCCTGCGTCCGTCGAGTCGGCGATCAAGTCGATCCTCGACGAACACGGCAGGATCGACGGGTTGGTCGTCACCGCCGCCCCCAGCGCCCGCACGCTCGACCCTGTCCTGGCCAACGACCCCGAACAGGTGCTGAACGCGATCGACGGCAAGGCCATCGGCTTCTTGCGCGTCGCCAACGCGGTGCTGCCCGGCATGCGCGGGCGCGGTTTCGGCCGCGTCGTGGTGATCAGCGGGCAGAACGCCTTCATCACCGGCAACACCACGGCGCTCGCCCGAAACGCGACCACGAACGTCATCGCCAAGAGCCTCGCCGACGAGCACGCCGGCAATGGGGTGGCGGTCAACGTCGTGAACCCCGGCGTCGTCACGGACGAGCCGGGCACCGACGTGGGGCTCGGGCGCGGCGGCGAGTCGAGCCCGACGCAGATCGCCGACCTCGTCGCGTTCCTGATCTCGCCTCTGTCAGCACTGTCGGGGGAGTCGATCGCGATCGCGCATCGGATGAAGGGCGTGGCGTCGCTCTAG
- a CDS encoding cytochrome c oxidase assembly protein: MFADRTSCTGPRRARVIPPISTVFTTWHFDLPAAILLAAAAVLYGVGVATAGRKGHRWPISRTFMFYVLGLGSYAVISFGILSVYSYELRWAFTTRVALLLFCVPWLVGLGKPVALAEVALDGAGRAILDRFLNSRFMRLIGNAVFEPLFTLAIFMLFVTPFAAVLRTSPISQIVATVLIPLMGLLQVTPIMEETRRHTAVAITFEFIISFGALIFDALPGILLRLHNVVLDGIPTVTGAVPGWFPSALRDQQLSGDILWFLAEVADIPVLIILFVRWARIDRGEAQAIDELSDEEMDALTQAHLHRQPGT; this comes from the coding sequence TTGTTCGCGGATCGAACCAGTTGCACCGGACCGAGAAGGGCGCGCGTCATTCCTCCCATCAGCACCGTCTTCACGACCTGGCACTTCGACCTGCCGGCCGCGATCCTCCTCGCTGCCGCCGCCGTGTTGTACGGCGTGGGTGTCGCGACCGCCGGGCGCAAGGGGCACCGCTGGCCCATCAGTCGCACGTTCATGTTCTACGTGCTCGGGCTCGGGTCGTACGCGGTGATCTCGTTCGGCATCCTGAGCGTCTACAGCTACGAGCTGCGCTGGGCGTTCACCACTCGCGTCGCGCTGCTTCTCTTCTGTGTGCCGTGGCTGGTCGGGCTCGGCAAGCCGGTCGCGCTCGCCGAGGTCGCGCTGGACGGGGCCGGTCGCGCGATCCTCGACCGATTCTTGAACTCCCGCTTCATGCGCCTCATCGGCAACGCGGTGTTCGAGCCGCTGTTCACGCTCGCCATCTTCATGCTGTTCGTGACGCCGTTCGCCGCGGTGCTGCGCACGAGCCCCATCTCGCAGATCGTCGCCACGGTGCTGATCCCGCTGATGGGGCTGCTGCAGGTCACGCCGATCATGGAGGAGACCCGCCGACACACGGCCGTCGCCATCACGTTCGAGTTCATCATCTCGTTCGGGGCGCTGATCTTCGACGCGCTGCCCGGCATCCTGCTGCGCCTCCACAACGTGGTGCTCGACGGGATCCCGACCGTGACCGGGGCGGTGCCGGGGTGGTTCCCGAGTGCCCTGCGAGATCAGCAGCTGTCGGGCGACATCCTGTGGTTTCTGGCCGAGGTCGCCGACATCCCGGTGCTGATCATCCTGTTCGTGCGCTGGGCCCGGATCGACCGGGGCGAGGCCCAGGCGATCGACGAGCTGTCCGACGAGGAGATGGACGCGCTCACGCAGGCGCACCTGCACCGCCAGCCGGGCACGTAG
- a CDS encoding serine protease, giving the protein MRRAPAVIVSLVIVLAGVLAPQAAHADDGAPVGTPTATSFDGTPTVGAIFRGALTDDHGCSGSVIASPTHDLVLTAAHCVYGDISSWKFVPGYDKGTTPYGVWSIQSAYVDRSWQTSGNTQADYAILRIAPQTIHGRTERIQDVTGGNLLGTAPRAGTTITDPAYNQGVDDQPITCTAPVYYTDGYPGFNCSNYQGGVSGSPFLAKGPLGSTAVVGLIAGLHQGGCFDYTSYSPALTSRVYATYLRAVLHAKPDTVVQPGSDGC; this is encoded by the coding sequence ATGCGCCGTGCCCCCGCAGTCATCGTGTCTCTGGTCATCGTGCTCGCAGGCGTCCTCGCGCCCCAGGCCGCTCATGCCGACGACGGCGCCCCGGTCGGGACGCCGACGGCGACCTCGTTCGACGGCACGCCGACGGTGGGCGCGATCTTCCGTGGAGCCCTGACCGACGATCACGGCTGCAGCGGCAGCGTCATCGCGAGCCCCACGCACGATCTGGTGCTGACCGCGGCACACTGCGTCTACGGCGACATCAGCAGCTGGAAGTTCGTGCCCGGATACGACAAGGGCACGACCCCTTACGGTGTGTGGAGCATCCAGTCGGCCTACGTCGACAGGTCGTGGCAGACGAGCGGCAACACGCAGGCCGACTACGCGATCCTGCGCATCGCGCCCCAGACGATCCACGGTCGCACCGAGCGGATCCAGGATGTGACGGGCGGCAACCTGCTGGGCACCGCACCTCGCGCAGGCACCACGATCACCGACCCGGCCTACAACCAGGGCGTCGACGACCAGCCGATCACCTGCACCGCGCCCGTCTACTACACCGACGGCTACCCCGGCTTCAACTGCTCGAACTACCAGGGCGGCGTGAGCGGCTCCCCCTTCCTGGCGAAGGGCCCGCTCGGCTCCACCGCCGTCGTCGGCCTGATCGCCGGCCTCCACCAGGGCGGCTGCTTCGACTACACGTCGTACTCGCCGGCCCTCACCTCGCGCGTCTACGCGACGTACCTGCGTGCCGTGCTGCACGCGAAGCCCGACACGGTGGTGCAGCCGGGCTCGGACGGCTGCTAG
- a CDS encoding GlxA family transcriptional regulator has protein sequence MDRQLHRVAVLVLDGAKPLDVGIPAQVFSNRPSMPYEVHVCGARPGPVTGGDGLSYFVAQGLEAFDEADTIFVPGYRSPADTEAPEAVIRALERAHERGTRIAAISTGAFALAQAGLLDGRRATTHWHYTRVLAERYPTVRVDENVLFVDEGDVLTSAGAASGIDLCLHLVRRDYGVALSNHVARRLVAAPYRSGGQAQYVPRSVPEPLGDLFASTREWALERLADPITLDSLARNARVSPRTFSRRFVDDTGYTPMQWVLRARVDLARELLERTDLGVEQVAARVGLGTDANLRIHFHRILGTSPTEYRRTFSA, from the coding sequence ATGGACCGCCAACTGCACCGCGTCGCCGTGCTCGTGCTCGACGGGGCGAAGCCGCTCGACGTCGGGATCCCCGCGCAGGTCTTCTCGAATCGGCCGAGCATGCCTTACGAGGTGCACGTCTGTGGCGCTCGCCCCGGGCCGGTGACCGGCGGCGACGGGCTGAGCTACTTCGTCGCCCAGGGCCTGGAGGCCTTCGACGAGGCCGACACGATCTTCGTGCCCGGCTACCGGTCGCCGGCCGACACCGAAGCGCCCGAAGCCGTCATTCGCGCCCTGGAGAGAGCCCACGAGCGGGGTACCCGCATAGCAGCCATCTCGACCGGAGCCTTCGCCCTGGCGCAGGCCGGCCTGCTCGACGGCAGGCGCGCCACGACCCATTGGCACTACACGCGTGTCCTCGCCGAGCGCTACCCCACGGTGCGCGTCGACGAGAACGTGCTGTTCGTCGACGAAGGCGACGTGCTCACGTCGGCCGGCGCCGCCTCGGGCATCGACCTCTGCCTGCACCTCGTGCGTCGCGACTACGGCGTGGCCCTGTCGAACCACGTCGCACGGCGGCTCGTCGCGGCGCCGTATCGCAGCGGCGGACAGGCCCAGTACGTGCCGCGCAGCGTGCCCGAACCGCTCGGCGACCTCTTCGCCTCGACCCGCGAGTGGGCGCTCGAGCGCCTGGCCGACCCGATCACGCTCGACTCGCTGGCCCGCAACGCTCGGGTCTCGCCGCGCACCTTCTCGCGCCGCTTCGTCGACGACACCGGCTACACGCCGATGCAGTGGGTGCTGCGAGCGCGCGTCGACCTCGCCCGCGAGCTGCTCGAGCGCACCGACCTCGGGGTCGAGCAGGTCGCAGCCCGGGTGGGCCTCGGCACGGACGCCAACCTCAGGATCCACTTCCACAGGATCCTGGGCACGTCACCGACCGAGTACCGACGCACGTTCTCTGCCTAG
- a CDS encoding heme-binding protein — translation MPDITLTQATTIVEAARSFAESKGFLMNIAVVDQGANLKAFGRMDGAWLGSIDISIKKARTARWFDMESGDLGPLSQPGGPLYNIEVSNGGLITFPGGIPLTVGDEIVGAIGVSGGSVDEDRSVALAGVDALS, via the coding sequence ATGCCCGACATCACCCTCACCCAGGCCACCACGATCGTCGAAGCCGCCCGCAGCTTCGCCGAGTCGAAGGGTTTTCTCATGAACATCGCCGTCGTCGACCAGGGGGCGAATCTCAAGGCATTCGGCCGCATGGACGGCGCGTGGCTCGGCAGCATCGACATCTCGATCAAGAAGGCTCGCACCGCACGCTGGTTCGACATGGAGTCGGGCGACCTCGGCCCGCTGTCGCAGCCGGGCGGCCCGCTCTACAACATCGAGGTCTCCAACGGCGGCCTCATCACCTTCCCCGGCGGCATCCCGCTGACGGTCGGCGACGAGATCGTCGGCGCCATCGGCGTCAGCGGTGGCAGCGTCGACGAAGACCGTTCGGTGGCGCTGGCCGGAGTCGACGCGCTGTCCTGA
- a CDS encoding Gfo/Idh/MocA family oxidoreductase yields the protein MQRFALIGAGFIGTVHAANLAADPDVDFAVVYDIDSARATALASKHGARAVTSLEEVFDPAAIDAVFIGSSTDTHAQHLRAAADAGLAVMVEKPIAPSLAEAREVVAYVEKSGVPANLDFNRRYDRDHAALQRVVASGGVGDVELVQMSSRGPSLPPVEYLKVSGGQMRDQTVHFFDLLRWITAQDPVSVAVTGSALVDPSIASFGDVDTSVATLTLPSGALVQIDSVRRTGYGYDERIEVMGSTGLVESRRQRSGNVAVYGGDGILLDPLHAGWFERVQPTYAAALRAFVAALEAGTPVPAPLRDGLAAQAIAEAATLALQSGLTEPITY from the coding sequence ATGCAGCGCTTCGCCCTGATCGGCGCCGGCTTCATCGGCACCGTCCACGCCGCCAACCTGGCCGCCGACCCCGACGTCGACTTCGCCGTCGTCTACGACATCGACAGCGCGCGCGCGACGGCGCTCGCGTCGAAGCACGGCGCCCGTGCCGTGACCTCGCTGGAGGAGGTCTTCGATCCTGCCGCCATCGACGCGGTCTTCATCGGCTCGTCGACCGACACCCACGCCCAGCACCTCCGCGCTGCCGCCGACGCCGGCCTCGCCGTGATGGTCGAGAAGCCCATCGCGCCGAGCCTTGCGGAGGCCCGCGAGGTCGTCGCGTACGTCGAGAAGAGCGGCGTGCCCGCCAACCTCGACTTCAACCGGCGCTACGACCGCGACCACGCCGCTCTCCAGCGCGTCGTGGCGTCCGGCGGGGTCGGCGACGTCGAGCTCGTGCAGATGAGCTCGCGCGGGCCGTCTCTGCCGCCCGTCGAGTACCTGAAGGTCTCAGGCGGTCAGATGCGCGATCAGACGGTGCACTTCTTCGATCTGTTGCGGTGGATCACGGCGCAGGATCCCGTGTCGGTCGCGGTCACGGGGTCGGCTCTCGTCGACCCGTCGATCGCCTCGTTCGGCGACGTCGACACCTCGGTCGCGACACTGACCCTGCCCTCCGGTGCGCTCGTGCAGATCGACAGCGTGCGACGGACGGGATACGGCTACGACGAGCGCATCGAGGTGATGGGCTCGACGGGGCTCGTGGAGTCTCGCCGGCAGCGGAGCGGCAACGTCGCCGTGTACGGGGGCGATGGCATCCTGCTCGACCCCCTGCACGCCGGGTGGTTCGAGCGCGTGCAGCCGACGTATGCGGCAGCCCTCCGGGCTTTCGTCGCCGCGCTCGAGGCGGGCACGCCGGTGCCGGCGCCTCTGCGCGACGGCCTCGCGGCGCAGGCGATCGCCGAGGCGGCGACGCTCGCGCTGCAGAGCGGGCTGACCGAGCCGATCACCTACTGA
- a CDS encoding ScbR family autoregulator-binding transcription factor, which translates to MATQQRARDTRASIIDGAAAVFDARGYANASLELIADEARVTRGALYFHFKSKQEIANAVIAEQHRLSREDAERALATSASAFEGLLRWSVGLARQLTSEIVVSAGIRLTTDGTASELSAIDPYLDWMQAVEGLLARARDEGDVRATADPASAAAFIIPAYTGVQLVSDSLHDRTDLVERVHDMWALLIPGLIVPERVAATEELLARVTSPEAG; encoded by the coding sequence GTGGCCACACAGCAACGAGCCCGCGACACCCGCGCGTCGATCATCGACGGCGCGGCCGCCGTGTTCGATGCCCGCGGATACGCCAACGCCTCGCTCGAGCTCATCGCCGACGAAGCGCGGGTGACGCGCGGGGCCCTGTACTTCCACTTCAAGTCGAAGCAGGAGATCGCCAACGCCGTCATCGCCGAGCAGCACCGCCTCTCGCGCGAGGACGCCGAGAGGGCGCTCGCGACGTCGGCCTCGGCGTTCGAGGGCCTCCTGCGCTGGAGCGTCGGGCTCGCTCGGCAATTGACGAGCGAGATCGTCGTCAGCGCCGGCATCCGCCTCACCACCGACGGCACCGCCTCGGAGCTGTCGGCGATCGACCCCTACCTCGACTGGATGCAGGCCGTCGAGGGGCTCCTCGCTCGCGCCCGTGACGAAGGCGATGTCCGGGCCACCGCGGATCCTGCATCGGCGGCGGCGTTCATCATCCCCGCCTACACCGGGGTGCAGCTCGTCTCCGACTCGCTGCACGACCGCACCGACCTCGTCGAGCGGGTGCACGACATGTGGGCGCTGTTGATCCCCGGCCTGATCGTGCCCGAACGGGTGGCCGCCACCGAGGAACTTCTCGCCCGCGTCACGAGCCCCGAGGCGGGCTGA
- a CDS encoding WXG100 family type VII secretion target, with protein MADIVVSSEAVEQASARLSERIVDFEGRVNALNSFAVSVIGSEWSGSAADDFSSDFVQWVQGAHEVHDALARIASLLASPAETYATTEQGVTAASQSSSATTTSGPTTSTANRER; from the coding sequence GTGGCAGATATCGTCGTTTCGTCAGAGGCGGTCGAGCAGGCGTCCGCGCGATTGAGCGAGCGCATCGTCGACTTCGAAGGGCGCGTGAACGCGCTCAACTCGTTCGCCGTGTCTGTGATCGGCTCGGAGTGGTCGGGCAGCGCCGCAGACGACTTCTCGTCGGACTTCGTGCAGTGGGTGCAAGGTGCCCACGAGGTCCACGATGCTCTGGCCAGGATCGCGTCGCTGCTCGCTTCGCCTGCCGAGACCTACGCGACCACCGAGCAGGGCGTCACCGCCGCCTCGCAGAGCTCGTCGGCCACGACGACGTCCGGGCCGACTACCTCCACGGCGAACCGGGAGCGCTGA
- a CDS encoding WXG100 family type VII secretion target gives MARHRVASSTIDELGRELNRITQLSSDLIDEARSVEEMLAADWSGSANAQYTALQAEWAAGAATLQAAAQHITDRARTAAANYETAADHSKSVWG, from the coding sequence ATGGCCCGCCATCGCGTCGCAAGCAGCACCATCGACGAGCTCGGGCGCGAGCTGAACCGGATCACCCAGCTCAGCTCTGATCTCATCGACGAGGCGCGGTCCGTCGAAGAGATGCTTGCAGCCGACTGGTCGGGCAGTGCCAACGCGCAGTACACCGCGCTGCAGGCCGAGTGGGCGGCAGGGGCCGCCACCCTGCAGGCCGCGGCGCAGCACATCACCGACCGGGCTCGGACGGCGGCCGCGAACTACGAGACCGCGGCCGATCACTCCAAGAGCGTGTGGGGGTAG
- the gap gene encoding type I glyceraldehyde-3-phosphate dehydrogenase, whose protein sequence is MTRIAINGFGRIGRNSLRALLSRGADLEVVAVNDLTAPETLAHLLRYDSSLGRFDGTVEVDGDDLIVNGQRIAVLAERDPAALPWAELGVELVLESTGRFTGKGAAQAHIDAGAKRVLVSAPADGADVTLAYGVNTDAYDPALHTVVSNASCTTNALAPLASVLHDLAGIEHAFMTTVHAYTQEQNLQDGPHRDLRRARAAGVNIVPTTTGAAKAIGLVLPQLDGKLSGDSIRVPVPVGSIVELNATVARDVTREQVLAAYRAAADGALHGILDYSEEPLVSSDITGQPASAIFDSALTRVDGKHVKVVAWYDNEWGFSNRVIDTLQLLAA, encoded by the coding sequence ATGACTCGCATCGCCATCAACGGCTTCGGCCGCATCGGCCGCAACAGCCTCCGCGCCCTCCTCTCTCGCGGCGCCGACCTCGAAGTCGTCGCCGTCAACGACCTCACCGCACCCGAGACGCTCGCCCACCTGCTGCGCTACGACTCGTCGCTCGGCCGCTTCGACGGCACCGTCGAGGTCGACGGCGACGACCTGATCGTGAACGGGCAGCGCATCGCGGTGCTGGCCGAACGGGATCCTGCCGCCCTGCCCTGGGCCGAGCTCGGCGTCGAGCTCGTGCTCGAGTCGACGGGGCGCTTCACCGGCAAGGGTGCCGCTCAGGCGCACATCGACGCGGGTGCCAAGCGGGTGCTCGTGAGCGCGCCCGCCGACGGTGCCGACGTCACCCTGGCCTATGGCGTGAACACCGACGCGTACGACCCGGCGCTCCACACCGTCGTGTCGAACGCGTCGTGCACGACGAACGCCCTGGCGCCGCTCGCCTCGGTGCTCCACGACCTCGCGGGCATCGAGCACGCGTTCATGACGACCGTGCATGCCTACACGCAGGAGCAGAACCTGCAGGACGGCCCGCACCGTGACCTCCGCCGCGCGCGTGCCGCCGGCGTCAACATCGTGCCGACCACGACCGGCGCCGCGAAGGCGATCGGCCTCGTGCTGCCGCAGCTCGACGGCAAGCTGTCGGGCGACTCGATCCGCGTGCCCGTGCCGGTCGGCTCGATCGTCGAGCTCAACGCGACCGTGGCCCGCGACGTGACCCGCGAGCAGGTGCTGGCCGCCTACAGGGCGGCGGCCGACGGAGCGCTGCACGGCATCCTCGACTACTCGGAGGAGCCACTCGTCTCGAGCGACATCACCGGGCAGCCCGCGTCGGCGATCTTCGACTCCGCTCTGACCCGCGTCGACGGCAAGCACGTCAAGGTGGTCGCCTGGTACGACAACGAGTGGGGCTTCTCGAACCGCGTGATCGACACGCTGCAGCTGCTCGCGGCCTAG